The Portunus trituberculatus isolate SZX2019 unplaced genomic scaffold, ASM1759143v1 PGA_scaffold_364__1_contigs__length_13884, whole genome shotgun sequence genome includes a window with the following:
- the LOC123500504 gene encoding uncharacterized protein LOC123500504 yields MLLSQIATQFDPLGLVCPVTLKAKLMLRRLVCPEGDEDAKYGWDDAVLPQIRSEWLDYFQMMFELETLWFPRCVREADHVGNPTLVIFSDGSTIAYGACAYVRWEYRTGMFSSRLLMAKSKLAPLKQLSVPRIELCGALLAARMRETITKELNYNFESVIHIVDSAIVRAQIQKESFGFGTFTATKIAEIQSKTNPEEWWWIPRKDNPADMTTKPAKPVDLAEGSIWQMGPAFLSLPISMWPIRKDPVSELPDKVGIFISHADADVTTTGLCKLFDISRFNSHEKLIRVTSRVIRAIRSRSLRESLLTPTVEDLAIAEMLWVKEVQSELDPDWETKYRRLGPTRNEAGVIVVGQRIPKWLKNNYDQDGFILLSPDHDFTKLYVESMHRLDHAGIEVTLAKIQSKFWVPKVRNMIKSVRYKCITCRKLRKEIVGQLMGQLPEERLKPSPPFTYTALDLYGPF; encoded by the coding sequence ATGCTTTTAAGTCAGATTGCAACCCAATTTGACCCCTTGGGACTTGTCTGCCCTGTAACTTTAAAGGCAAAATTGATGTTGAGGCGTCTTGTCTGTCCAGAGGGTGATGAAGATGCAAAATACGGTTGGGATGATGCAGTGTTGCCACAGATTAGAAGTGAATGGCTGGATTATTTCCAGATGATGTTTGAGTTAGAAACTCTATGGTTTCCCAGATGTGTTAGGGAAGCTGACCACGTTGGTAACCCTACATTGGTCATATTTTCAGACGGGTCTACTATAGCATATGGAGCTTGTGCTTACGTTAGATGGGAATATCGTACAGGAATGTTTAGCTCTAGACTTTTGATGGCTAAGTCTAAACTTGCCCCGCTCAAGCAGTTATCAGTCCCTCGAATTGAACTTTGTGGAGCCCTACTTGCAGCTCGGATGAGAGAGACCATCACAAAGGAACTTAACTATAACTTTGAATCTGTAATACATATTGTTGACTCTGCTATTGTCCGGGCTCAGATTCAGAAGGAGAGTTTCGGGTTTGGTACTTTTACAGCTACGAAAATTGCCGAGATTCAAAGTAAAACTAATCCCGAGGAATGGTGGTGGATACCTAGGAAAGACAATCCGGCGGACATGACCACCAAACCTGCTAAACCTGTTGATCTTGCTGAAGGATCCATTTGGCAAATGGGGCccgccttcctgtctctccctatCAGCATGTGGCCTATAAGGAAAGACCCTGTCTCGGAATTACCTGATAAAGTGGGCATCTTCATTTCTCACGCTGATGCTGATGTTACTACCACAGGTCTTTGCAAATTGTTTGATATTTCTCGGTTCAATAGCCATGAGAAACTGATAAGGGTTACCAGTCGTGTCATACGGGCGATCAGATCCCGATCTCTTAGAGAATCACTTTTAACTCCAACTGTAGAAGATCTTGCGATCGCTGAAATGTTGTGGGTGAAGGAAGTTCAATCTGAACTTGATCCTGATTGGGAAACTAAGTACCGTAGGTTAGGGCCTACCAGAAATGAAGCTGGGGTGATTGTTGTCGGTCAGCGTATCCCTAAATGGTTAAAGAATAACTATGATCAGGAcggatttattttgctttctcctGATCATGACTTTACTAAGTTGTATGTGGAATCTATGCATCGTCTGGACCATGCTGGCATTGAAGTAACTTTAGCCAAGATTCAATCCAAGTTTTGGGTACCAAAGGTCCGGAACATGATCAAATCTGTGAGGTACAAATGCATCACCTGTCGCAAACTGAGGAAAGAAATAGTTGGTCAACTTATGGGACAGCTGCCAGAAGAACGCCTCAAACCATCTCCTCCGTTTACCTACACTGCCCTAGATTTGTACGGCCCCTTTTAG
- the LOC123500503 gene encoding uncharacterized protein LOC123500503, translated as MLRFAIVFCCGCGGVEAWSRLKGQVNGLASPADWRVGCGRILVTLEWIGGRVVHLCRYYSGLLEAVDGWIRDGVFMLWGRCVYLPCLGSSLRDICVVNTVSHYY; from the exons ATGTTGCGCTTTGCCATTGTCTTTTGTTGTGGATGTGGCGGAGTGGAGGCATGGTCAAGACTCAAGGGACAGGTGAACGGGCTGGCCAGTCCAGCAGATTGGCGTGTGGGGTGTGGAAGGATACTTGTGACGCTGGAGTGGATTGGAGGGCGTGTTGTGCATCTGTGCCGCTACTATTCGGGTTTGCTGGAAG CGGTAGATGGTTGGATACGTGATGGGGTGTTTATGCTGTGGGGAcgctgtgtatatttaccttgtTTGGGATCTTCTCTCCGGGACATCTGTGTCGTCAATACTGTGAGTCATTATTACTGA